The DNA segment GGTGCCCACGGCGTAGATGCCGTGCTCGTTGCGCAGTACGTCGACCTGGGCCGAGTTCAGGCCCGAGTACGAGAACATGCCGCGCTGGGACTTGACGAAGGAGAAGTCGCCCGGCACGCCCTTGGCGGCCAGCTTGTCCACCAGCGCATGGCGCATCAGCTTGATGCGGTCGCGCATCTCGCCCAGTTCCTGCTCCCACATGGCGCGCAGCTCCGGGCTGTTCAGCACGGTGGCGACCACGGTGCCGCCGTGGGTCGGCGGGTTGGAGTAGTTGGTGCGGATGACGCGCTTGACCTGAGACATCACGCGCTGGGCTTCTTCCTTGCCCGTGGTGACGATCGACAGCGCGCCCACGCGCTCGCCGTACAGGGAGAAGCTCTTCGAGAACGAGCTCGACACGAAGAACGGCAGGCCGGATTCGGCGAACAGGCGCACGGCGGCGCCATCCGGCTCGATGCCTTCCGCGAAGCCCTGGTAGGCCATGTCGAGGAACGGGATCAGGTTGCGTTCCTTGATCAGTTCCACCACCTGCTTCCACTGCTCGGCCGACAGGTCAACGCCGGTCGGGTTGTGGCAGCAGGCGTGCAGCACCACGATGGTGTTGGCGGCGTACGACTTGAGCGACTCCACCATGCCGGCGAAATTCAGGCCGTGGCTGGCAGCATCGTAGTAGGCGTAGTTGATCACGGGGAAACCGGCTGCCTCGAACAGGGCACGGTGGTTTTCCCAGCTCGGGTCGCTGATGGCGACCTTGGCGTCCGGGTACAGGCGCTTGAGGAAGTCGGCGCCGATCTTCAGCGCGCCGGTGCCGCCGAGTGCCTGGGCGGTCACAACACGGCCTTCGGTGATCAGCGGCGATTCCTTGCCGAACAGCAGGGTCTGCACGGCCTGGTCATAGGCGGCGATGCCTTCGATCGGCAGGTAGCCACGCGGGGTGGCGGTGGTCAGGCGGGCCTTTTCGGCTTCCTGCACGGCGCGCAGCAGAGGGATTTTCCCTTCGTCGGTGAAGTACACGCCAACACCCAGATTGACCTTGGTGGCACGGGTATCGGCATTGAAGGCTTCATTCAGGCCCAGGATCGGGTCGCGCGGGGCCATCTCGACGGCAGAAAACAAACTCATTTGGGATCTCGTGGTCAGCTATGTAACAAAACGGGAAGGCGTAGAATGCTCCGGACTGCGCTCGGGAGTGCGGGCGACCCCCATCTTGATACCTGGCCGCCAGCCCCAAGATTCTAGCGTATCTGCCCGTTTTCCTGAGGTTTTCCCCTGCCAGCTTATGTCGAATCTCGTTGAAGTCGCGCCCGCGCTGGATGAAGAGAAGTTCGCGACCTTTCCCGGCTCGCCGTTCCAGCTTTACCAGCCCTATCTGCCGGCGGGCGATCAGCCCGAGGCGATCCGCCAACTGGTCGAGGGTGTGGAGGACGGCCTGTCTTACCAGACCCTGCTGGGGGTGACCGGTTCGGGCAAGACCTTCACCATGGCCAACGTGATTGCCCGCATGGGCCGTCCGGCCATCGTGTTCGCGCCCAACAAGACGCTGGCCGCGCAGCTGTATTCCGAGTTCCGCGAGTTCTTCCCGCGCAATGCCGTGGAATACTTCGTCAGCTATTACGACTACTACCAGCCCGAAGCCTACGTGCCGCAGCGCGACTTGTTCATCGAGAAGGATTCCTCGATCAACGAGCATATCGAGCAGATGCGGCTGTCGGCCACCAAGAGCCTGCTGGAGCGGCGCGACACCATCATCGTGGCCAGCGTCTCGGCCATCTACGGTATCGGCAACCCGTCCGAGTACCACAAGATGATCCTGACGCTGCGCACCGGCGACAAGATCAGCCAGCGCGATGTGATCGCGCGCCTGATCGCCATGCAGTACACCCGCAACGAGACCGATTTCCAGCGCGGCACTTTCCGCGTGCGCGGCGATACGCTGGACATCTTCCCGGCCGAGCATGCCGAGCTGGCGGTGCGCGTCGACATGTTCGACGACGAGATCGATTCGCTGCAGTTCTTCGACCCGCTCACCGGGCGGGTGCGGCAGAAGATCCCGCGCTTCACGGTCTATCCGTCGAGCCACTACGTGACCCCGCGCGAGACCGTGCTGCGGGCGATCGAGGACATCAAGGTAGAACTGCGCGAGCGCCTGGACTTCTTCTATAAGGAGAACAAGCTGGTGGAGGCGCAGCGGCTGGAGCAGCGCTCCCGCTTCGACCTGGAAATGCTCTCCGAGCTCGGGTTCTGCAAGGGCATCGAGAATTACTCCCGCCATCTGTCGGGCGCCAAGCCGGGCGATCCGCCGCCAACGCTGGTCGATTACCTGCCGCAGGACGCGTTGATGTTCCTGGACGAGTCGCACGTGCTGATGGGTCAGTTCAACGGCATGTACAACGGCGACAAGGCGCGCAAGACGACCCTCGTCGACTATGGCTTCCGGCTGCCGTCCGCTCTGGACAACCGCCCCCTCAAGTTCTCGGAGTTCGAGGGCAAGATGCGGCAGGTGATGTTTGTCTCCGCCACGCCGTCCAACTACGAGAACGAGCACGCGGGCCAGGTGGTGGAGCAGGTGGTGCGGCCCACCGGCCTGGTCGATCCGATCATCCACGTGCGTCCCGCGACCACGCAGGTTGACGACCTGCTGTCAGAGATCCACCAGAAGGTTTCCGTCGGCGAGCGCGTGCTGGTGACCACGCTGACCAAGCGCATGTCCGAGCAGCTCACGGAGTTTCTGACGGAGAATGGCGTCAAGGTGCGTTACCTGCACTCGGACATCGATACGGTGGAGCGCGTCGAGATCATTCGCGACCTCCGCCTGGGTACCTTCGACGTGCTGGTCGGCATCAACCTGCTGCGCGAGGGCCTGGATATTCCGGAAGTCTCGCTGGTGGCAATTCTCGACGCTGACAAGGAAGGCTTCCTGCGCGCCGAGCGTTCGCTGATCCAGACCATCGGCCGCGCGGCCCGTAACGTCAACGGCACCGCCATCCTGTACGCGGACCGGATGACCGATTCGATGAAGCGGGCGATCGGTGAGACGGAGCGCCGCCGCGCCAAGCAGATCGCGTTCAATGAAGCCAATGGCATCGTGCCGCGCGGCGTGGTCAAGCGCATCAAGGACATCATCGACGGGGTCTACGACCCGGGCGAGGTCAAGGCCGAGCTGCTGGCCGCGGAAGAGCGCGCCAAGTACGAGGATATGAGCGAGAAGCAGGTTGCGAAGGAGATCAAGCGGCTGGAGAAGCAGATGTTCGAGCACGCCAAGAATCTCGAGTTCGAGAAGGCCGGGCAGGTGCGCGATCAGTTGGCCAAGCTCAAGCGCCAGATCTTTGGCGCCAGCGGCGATGGGGAGCACCTGCCGCCGGCCGCCGCGGCCGCGTCCTGAGGGCGTGAGCCCTGCCTTGCCCACACGCCTGCGGGATGCAGGCGTGCTGCCTGGCTACCGCCTATAGTGGGAATCCCGGACAGTGGTGAGGAGATGATCCATGGTCAAGTTCGCTCTGTGGGTTCCGCTGCATGCGAAGCCCGGCAAGGAAAAGGAAGTCGAGGAATTCCTGCTCGCCGGCCTGCCGCTGGTACAGGCCGAAGCCGGCACCACGGCATGGTTTGCGCTGCGGCTCGGGCCATCCATGTTCGGCATCTTCGATGCGTTTCCCGATGAGGCGGGGCGCAACGCCCATCTCTGCGGCAAGGTGGCCGAGGCCCTGATGGCCAAGGCGCCCGACCTGTTCGCCAAGCCGCCCTCCATCGAAAAGCTGGATGTGCTGGCGGCCAAGCTGCCCTGAGCCGATTTGCCCGCTAGCCCTTCGGGGGCAGCGAGCGCAAGCGCTTGTTGACTTCCAGCAGGGTGTCGCACTCGTCCGCGCTGGCGGCCTTGCGCTTGCCGATGAAGTCCACGATGGCGCGCAGCGGTTCGCGTTGCGTGGCGCATGCGGTGGCCGGTTCCGGTATCGAGGCAGGGGCAGCGCAGGCCGCGCCAATTTCTTTCTCCAGGCTGTGCCGGACCACGGTGAGCAGGCTCTCGCAGCCTGCGCCGGAGGCGGCATCCGCATCGGCGGACGGTTCGGCGGCGTCGGCCAGGCTTGCGCAAAGCAGAAGGGGCGCCAGGAGGAGTGGGCTGAGGCGGAGGTTCACCGCACGATTATGCGGTGGGCTGCACCTTTGCGTCATCTTTTTTGCCCGGCGGCCTAGACCGGCGTACCGGCGCTCGCGTGAGCGCGGTCCCGTTGGCAGGGCTGTAGAATCCGGCTTCGGTGTGGCAGCCGCGCCCGGTGCGCCGGCTGCAAGCCCGTCGCGCGTGCCGCGTTTTGTTGCCTTGTTTTCGGCGCCGGATAGCGCCATACGCCGATGAAGAAATACGCCATCTTGATGTGTTGCATGGGAAACATATGCCGTTCTCCGACTGCGGAGGGCGTGCTGCGCGCCAAGCTGGAGCCGGTTGGCCTGGCCGATCTGGTCGAGCTGGATTCCGCCGGCACGCATGGTTATCACATCGGGCGCGCGCCGGATGCGCGCTCCCAGCGTCATGCGCTGGCCCGTGGCTATGACCTCTGCGCGCAACGCGCGCGCCAGGTCATGGCGCAGGATTTCGCCCGTTTCGACCTGCTGCTTGCCATGGACCGGGACAACCTGGCGGCGCTGCGCGCCATCTGCCCCCCTGGGCGCGAGGACAAGCTGCGCCTGCTGATGAGTTTCGCCAGCCGGCACGCCGCGGACGAAGTGCCGGATCCGTACTACGGCGAGGGTGATGGCTTCGAGCGCGTGCTCGACTATGTCGAAGACGCTTGCGATGGCGTGATCGCCATGCTGCGTGCCCAGGGGCTTGGCGGCGCCACCTGATCGCGCTCGGCCGCCCATGCAGCCTTTCCATTACTTTCACGAGAATTCATGTTTCGTTCCCTGTTCCGCAAATGGCGCGAGTCGCGCAATGCCAGCCTGCAACTCGACGCAATCCTGGCGGCAGCGGACCCGGAGGCGCCGCTGGCGGACCGTAACGGCTGGCTGATCGAGCTGGGCTACTGGATCCGGCGCGACGGGCTGCCGGGCGCCGAAGGCGTGGCGGCCGATAAGAGCCGCCGGGAGCACGTGCGGCTGCGCTACCTGCTCCAGGTGCTTGGCCGCAATCCGGAAGTGGCGGGGCGCTTTGCCCGCATGGTGCGTGCCATCGTGCGCGATAACGATCCGGTCACTTTGCTGTGCGACACCGGCGTGGCTTCCCACCCGGGCTTCTGGAGCGAGGTGCTGAACCGGCTGCAGGCGCGGTTCCTGCCCCCTCCGCCCAACCGCAGCGATATGGCGGGCCTGTTCGCGCTGCTGTTTATCGATGACAACGATGCCGACTGGGTCGAGGCGCTCGATGGCGACCTGCTCGAACGGCTGGCGGCCGTGCTGCGTACCGACGACCCGCAAGCGCCGGGCGACGCTGCCGAGCTGCCTGAATGGGATCGTTTCGACCGCACGCTGACCACCAGCATCCAGGTGCTGGTCAGCCAGGTGCGTGCTACCGGACTGAGCCAGGCGATTCGCTCGCGGCTCAAGGGCAAGGTGCAGGACACGCCGTTTTTCCGGCTGGACAGCGCTGTGCAAGCCTTGTGCGACGAGGAGGAGGCAGCGCGCGGCGGCGAGGCCTTTGCGCACCGGCTCAACTATTTCCGCGCGCTGCTCGATGGCTGCCATCAGGCGGCTCAGCGCGTGTACGACGACCTGGAGGAGAACGGCGTCTCGGTGGAGGTGGTGTTCCAGATCGAGCGCATGAAGGTCCGGCTCGCGCGCATCGAACTGTTGCTGGCTACCTGGGTTGAGCCGCAGCGGCGCGGCCGGCACGCCCACCTGATCGCGGCGCTGATCCGCTCCACCCAGGCGCGACGCAGCATCGGGCACCTGGCGGGCACCTCGTTTTCGCAACTGGCGCGCAAGGTGGTTGAGCGTTCGGCCGAGACCGGTGAGCACTACATCACGCGCGATCGCCGCGAGTATCGCGAGCTGATGCGGGCCGCTGCCGGAGGCGGCTTGATCACCGTGGGCACGGTCTATCTCAAGTTCCTGATCTATGGGCTGCACCTGGACAAGTTCATCGAGGGCCTGCTGGCCTCGCTCAACTATGCGGGCAGCTTCCTGGTGATCCACTTCGCGCATTTCACCCTGGCCACCAAGCAGCCGGCGATGACCGGCCCGGCGCTGGCGCACCGGCTCGATGCGGTCGGCAGGCCGGAGGGGCGGGAGATCTTCGTTGAAGATACCATCGCCATGATCCGCTCAAACGCCGCGGCGATCTTCGGCAACCTGGCGGTGGTGTTCCCGGTGGCGATGGGCATCCAGTGGCTCGCCAACCGCATCCTGGGCGCCAACCTGATCACACCCGCCAAGGCGATCGCCACCATCGAGTCGTTTTCCATTCTTGGCCCCACGCCGATCTACGCGATCTTCACGGGGGTACTCTTGTGGCTGTCCAGCCTCGTGGCGGGATGGGCCGACAACTGGTTCGCGCTGCACAAGGTGCATGACGTGATGGCGTACAACCGCCGCCTGCGCTATGTGCTGGGTGCGCGGGGAGCAACGCGGATGGCAGACTTCTGGAAACGCAATATGTCGGGGATCGCTGCCAATGTGTCGCTGGGACTGCTGCTCGGGCTGGGACCGGAGATCCTCAGTTTCTTCGGCCCCCACATGGAAGTGCGGCACGTCACATTGTCGACCGGCTCGGTGGGCGCCGCGATCGGGGTGCTGGGCATTGCCGTGCTGAAGATGCCGTCGTTCTGGCTGGCGGTGGCGGGCATTGCGCTGATGGGGCTGCTGAACGTCGCGGTGAGCTTCGCGCTGGCCTTCAATATGGCGTTGCGATCACGCAGCCTGCGCCCGGTGGATCGCCGGGCGCTGAGTTCAGCCGTGCGGCGGCGCATTCTGAAACACCCCTGGTCGCTGATCGTGCCGCCGCGCGCGCCCGTTGGCGGGGCCTCGGCGGAGCAGGGGCAGGTTTGATGCGATGCGGCAGGGGTACTTGACTGAATTAGTCGACTTCTTTTATACTTGACCAAAATGATCAAGTACTCCCCAGCATCATGAGACTGACGACCAAAGGCCGCTTTGCGGTAACCGCCATGATTGACCTGGCCATGCGCCAGGATCAGGGTCCCGTTACGCTAGCGGGCATCAGCCAGCGCCAGAAAATATCCCTCTCTTACCTCGAGCAGCTGTTCGGTAAGCTGCGCCGCCACGAGATCGTGGAAAGCGTGCGCGGCCCGGGCGGCGGCTACAGTCTTGCCCGCAAGGCGGAAGACGTGACGGTGGCGGACATCATCATCGCAGTCGATGAGCCGCTCGACGCCACGCAATGCGGCGGAAAGGGTAATTGTAACGGAGATGAGGGAACCGGTCGCTGCATGACCCACGAACTGTGGGCCACGCTGAACCAGAAAATGGTCGAGTATCTCGATTCCGTCTCCCTGAAGAACCTGGTCGACCAGCAGCGCGCCAAGTGTCCCGCGGTGTTGCACGACATGCGCGAGGAGTCGGCTGCGCAAACCGTGGCCGCGCCGATCGGCAAGCCGGACAAGCAGGAAAAGCCCGCGCGTGCGCGGGTGGTGAATTCGGTTTTCAGCCTGGCTCAGTCGTAAGACGGGCAGCCGGCAAGAGAACAGAGAGCAACGTCAAGCATAGCGGTCCCTAAAAGGCAGTCATAACGATGAGCACCCCACATTTCCCCATCTACATGGATTACTCAGCCACCACGCCGGTAGACCCGCGCGTGGCGGACAAGATGATTCCGTACTTGCGTGAACAGTTCGGCAATCCGGCTTCGCGCAGCCACGCCTACGGCTGGGATGCCGAGCGCGCGGTGGAAGAGGCGCGTGAGCAGGTGGCGGCACTGGTGGGCGCCGATCCGCGCGAGATCGTGTGGACATCGGGCGCAACCGAGTCCAACAACCTCGCCATCAAGGGTGCGGCCAATTTCTATTCGGGCAAGGGCAAGCACCTGATCACGGTGAAGACCGAGCACAAGGCTGTGCTCGACACCACCCGTGAGCTGGAGCGCCAGGGCTTCGAGGTGACCTACCTCGACGTGCAGGAAAACGGCCTGGTCGACATCGAAGTGCTAAAGGCGGCGATCCGCCCTGACACGATCCTGGTGTCGGTGATGCTGGTCAACAACGAGATTGGGGTGATCCAGGACGTGGCGCAGATCGGCGAGATCTGCCGCGCCAAGGGCATCATCTTCCATTGCGACGCGGCCCAGGCCACCGGCAAGGTGGCGATCGACCTGAACACGCTGAAGTGCGACCTGATGTCGTTCTCGGCACACAAGACCTACGGCCCGAAGGGCGTGGGCGCGCTGTACGTACGCCGCAAGCCGCGCGTGCGCCTGGAAGCGCAGATGCACGGCGGCGGTCACGAGCGCGGCATGCGTTCGGGCACGCTGGCCACGCATCAGATCGTGGGCATGGGCGAAGCTTTCCGCATCGCCCGCGAGGAAATGGCTACGGAAAACGAACGTATCCGCATGCTGCGCGATCGCCTGTGGCGTGGCCTGTCGGGCATGGAAGAGGTCTACCTCAACGGTGACCTGGAACAACGCGTGCCGCATAACCTCAATGTCAGCTTCAACTTCGTCGAAGGCGAATCGCTGATCATGGCGATCAAGGACGTGGCGGTGTCGTCGGGCTCGGCCTGCACCTCGGCGTCGCTGGAGCCTTCGTACGTGCTGCGCGCCCTGGGCCGCAACGACGAACTCGCGCACAGTTCCATCCGCTTCACGGTGGGCCGTTTCACCACCGAGGAAGAAGTCGATTACACCGTGGAACTGCTCAAGAGCAAGATCGCCAAGCTGCGCGATTTGTCGCCGCTGTGGGAAATGTTCAAGGACGGTGTGGACCTGAATTCCATCCAGTGGGCCGCGCACTAAGCACCAAGCGCCAAGACCCACGCAAGACCCCATAAATACCGATACGCCAAGAGGTAGCCAAAATGTCATACAGCACCAAGGTTCTCGACCACTATGAAAACCCCCGCAACGTTGGCTCGTTCGACAAGAACGACGACGCGGTGGGCACCGGCATGGTTGGCGCGCCCGCTTGCGGCGACGTCATGAAGCTGCAGATCAAGGTCAACGAAGCTGGCGTGATCGAAGACGCCAAGTTCAAGACCTATGGCTGCGGCTCGGCCATCGCGTCCTCCTCGCTCGTGACCGAATGGGTCAAGGGCAAGACCGTGGATCAGGCACTGGAAATCAAGAACACGCACATCGCCGAAGAACTGGCGTTGCCGCCGGTGAAGATCCACTGCTCCATCCTGGCCGAAGATGCCATCAAGGCAGCGGTCGAGGACTACAAGAAGAAGCACGAAGGCGCCGAGCAGAAGGCCGCCTGAGTTCCGCGTTCAATCAAGGGATGAAGCAGCGATGATCACGCTTACCGAGAAGGCCGCCAAGCATGTGGCGCGCTACCTGGACCGCCGCGGCAAGGGCGTTGGCCTGCGCCTCGGCGTCAAGACCACCGGCTGCTCGGGCCTGGCCTACAAGCTGGAGTACGTCGACGACCTGTTGCCGGAAGACAGCGTGTTCGAGTCGCACGGCATCAAGGTGATCGTCGATCCCAAGAGCTTGCCGTATATCGACGGCACCGAGCTCGATTTCGCGCGCGAAGGCCTGAACGAGGGGTTCCGCTTCAACAACCCCAACGTCAAGGATGAGTGCGGCTGCGGAGAGTCGTTCCGGGTTTGAGCGTGCTGGCATCAGTACGCCGGATACGATGAAACGCAGCATTGCCGGCTTTCACCAGGACGAGGAAAGCCACTGGGTGGCGGAACTCGATTGCGGGCATGGCCAGCATATGCGCCATGACCCGCCCTGGCAGATGCGTCCGTGGACGCTGACGCCGCAGGGGCGTGCGGCCAGGATGGGCGTGCTGGTGAACTGCCTGAAATGCGATCGGGCGGAACCGCCGGCGGATTGGGCGGGCGGCAGCGCAAAGCGCGCTGCCTGACCGGATCAGCCGCCACATTGCTGCGGCCCGTGCCGCGCGGTCAGCGTGCCGCTTTCACGCTGAAGGAAGTTCAAAGGGGCGGCGCAGCCGCTCCTTTTTGTTGGGGAAGGTGTTGAAAGACGATTATTTCGCGCTGTTCGGCCTGCCGGTCGGATATGCAGTCGACGAAGCGGCGCTGGATGCCGCTTACCTGACCGTGCAATCGCAGGCGCACCCGGACCGCTTTGCCAACGCCGGCGATGCCGAGCGGCGCGTGGCCATGCAATGGGCCGCGCATGCCAACGAGGCATACCGCACGCTGCGCCAGCCGCTCAAGCGCGCGATCTACCTGCTGACGCTGCGTGGCGTGGACATCCAGGCCGAGAGCAATACTGCCATGGCGCCCGCCTTCCTGATGCAGCAGATGGAATGGCGCGAGGCCCTGCAGGAAGCGGTTGAAGACAATGATGTTGCGCGCCTCGATGCGCTGCTGCGTGCGTTGCGTGGCGAGAAGCGCGAGCGCCACGCGGCGCTGGGTGCGCTGCTCGATGCCGGCGATAACGCGGGTGCCGGCAGCGCGGCCAGGCAATTGATGTTCATCGAGAAAATCGAACACGATACCAGCGAGGCGATCGACCGCCTGGAAGGCTAGCGTTCCCCGAGGGACTCCAGCGCCGCCAGGCAAGTTCGCCCCAGCCATGCCACAATGGCGCCCCGGCGCAAAGCCGGCCTGTGCGACGGGCCGTTTTTGCCACCGCACGAATAAAGAAGATTCATCATGGCACTGCTCCAGATCTCCGAACCCGGCATGTCGCGGGCACCCCACCAGAAGCGGCTCGCGGTCGGCATCGACCTTGGCACCACCAATTCGCTGGTGGCGGCGGTTCGCAACAGCATTCCCGAAGTCCTGACCGACGAAAGCGGCCGCGCGCTGCTGCCTTCGGTCGTGCGCTACCTGCCCAAGGGTACGCAGATCGGCTACCGCGCGCAGGAAGAGGCGGTGCACGACGCCAAGAACACCATCGTCTCGGTCAAGCGCTTCATGGGGCGCGGCCTGCGCGACGTCGCGCATATCGAGCACAGCCCCTACGATTTCGTCGACGCGCCCGGGATGGTGCAGATCAAGACCGTGGCCGGCGTGAAGAGCCCGGTGGAAGTCTCGGCGGAAATCCTGGCCACGCTGCGCCAGCGTGCCGAGGATTCGCTCGGCGACGAACTCGTCGGCGCGGTGATTACGGTGCCTGCCTATTTCGACGACGCCCAGCGCCAGGCTACCAAGGATGCCGCGCAGCTCGCCGGCCTTGAAGTGCTGCGCCTGCTCAACGAGCCGACCGCGGCAGCCATCGCCTACGGCCTGGACAACGCTTCCGAGGGCATCTACGCGGTGTACGACCTCGGCGGCGGCACCTTCGATATCTCCATCCTCAAGCTCAGCCGGGGCGTGTTCGAAGTGCTGGCCACCGGCGGCGACTCCGCCCTGGGTGGCGACGATTTCGACCAGCGCCTGATGTGCTGGATCGTCGAGCAGGCTGGCCTGCAACCGCTGTCCGCCGAGGATATGCGCCTGCTGATGGTGCGCTCGCGCACGGCCAAGGAAGCGTTGTCGGCGGCCGATTCGACTGTGATCGATGCCGTGCTGAACAGTGGCGAGATCGTGCACCTGACGCTGTCGGCCACGACCTTCGTCGAACTGACCGCGCCGCTGGTGCAAAAGACCCTGTCGCCCGTGCGCAAGGCGCTGCGCGATGCCGGCGTCGCGGCGGACGAGGTCAAGGGCGTCGTGCTGGTTGGCGGCGCAACCCGCATCCCGTCGATTCGCAAGGCGGTGGGAGACTTCTTCGGCCAGCCGCCACTGACCAACCTCGACCCGGACAAGGTCGTGGCCCTGGGCGCTGCCATGCAGGCCAACCTGCTGGCCGGCAACGGCGCGCCCGGCGAGGAGTGGCTGCTGCTGGACGTGATTCCGCTGTCACTGGGCGTGGAAACCATGGGTGGCCTGGTCGAGAAGATCATCCCGCGCAACAGCACCATCCCAGTCGCCCGCGCGCAGGAATTCACCACGTTCAAGGACGGCCAGACGGCCATCGCCATCCACGTGCTGCAAGGCGAGCGCGAACTGGCGAGCGATTGCCGCTCGCTGGCGCGTTTCGAGCTGCGCGGCATTCCGCCGATGGTGGCCGGCGCGGCACGCATTCGCGTGACGTACCAGGTTGACGCCGACGGGCTGCTGTCGGTCTTCGCGCGCGAGACGCAATCCGGCGTGGAGGCGACCATCACCGTCAAGCCGTCCTACGGCCTGGCCGACGACGAGATCGCCCGCATGCTGCAGGA comes from the Cupriavidus basilensis genome and includes:
- a CDS encoding putative quinol monooxygenase, producing MVKFALWVPLHAKPGKEKEVEEFLLAGLPLVQAEAGTTAWFALRLGPSMFGIFDAFPDEAGRNAHLCGKVAEALMAKAPDLFAKPPSIEKLDVLAAKLP
- the iscA gene encoding iron-sulfur cluster assembly protein IscA is translated as MITLTEKAAKHVARYLDRRGKGVGLRLGVKTTGCSGLAYKLEYVDDLLPEDSVFESHGIKVIVDPKSLPYIDGTELDFAREGLNEGFRFNNPNVKDECGCGESFRV
- a CDS encoding site-specific recombinase, encoding MFRSLFRKWRESRNASLQLDAILAAADPEAPLADRNGWLIELGYWIRRDGLPGAEGVAADKSRREHVRLRYLLQVLGRNPEVAGRFARMVRAIVRDNDPVTLLCDTGVASHPGFWSEVLNRLQARFLPPPPNRSDMAGLFALLFIDDNDADWVEALDGDLLERLAAVLRTDDPQAPGDAAELPEWDRFDRTLTTSIQVLVSQVRATGLSQAIRSRLKGKVQDTPFFRLDSAVQALCDEEEAARGGEAFAHRLNYFRALLDGCHQAAQRVYDDLEENGVSVEVVFQIERMKVRLARIELLLATWVEPQRRGRHAHLIAALIRSTQARRSIGHLAGTSFSQLARKVVERSAETGEHYITRDRREYRELMRAAAGGGLITVGTVYLKFLIYGLHLDKFIEGLLASLNYAGSFLVIHFAHFTLATKQPAMTGPALAHRLDAVGRPEGREIFVEDTIAMIRSNAAAIFGNLAVVFPVAMGIQWLANRILGANLITPAKAIATIESFSILGPTPIYAIFTGVLLWLSSLVAGWADNWFALHKVHDVMAYNRRLRYVLGARGATRMADFWKRNMSGIAANVSLGLLLGLGPEILSFFGPHMEVRHVTLSTGSVGAAIGVLGIAVLKMPSFWLAVAGIALMGLLNVAVSFALAFNMALRSRSLRPVDRRALSSAVRRRILKHPWSLIVPPRAPVGGASAEQGQV
- the iscU gene encoding Fe-S cluster assembly scaffold IscU: MSYSTKVLDHYENPRNVGSFDKNDDAVGTGMVGAPACGDVMKLQIKVNEAGVIEDAKFKTYGCGSAIASSSLVTEWVKGKTVDQALEIKNTHIAEELALPPVKIHCSILAEDAIKAAVEDYKKKHEGAEQKAA
- a CDS encoding amino acid aminotransferase, which encodes MSLFSAVEMAPRDPILGLNEAFNADTRATKVNLGVGVYFTDEGKIPLLRAVQEAEKARLTTATPRGYLPIEGIAAYDQAVQTLLFGKESPLITEGRVVTAQALGGTGALKIGADFLKRLYPDAKVAISDPSWENHRALFEAAGFPVINYAYYDAASHGLNFAGMVESLKSYAANTIVVLHACCHNPTGVDLSAEQWKQVVELIKERNLIPFLDMAYQGFAEGIEPDGAAVRLFAESGLPFFVSSSFSKSFSLYGERVGALSIVTTGKEEAQRVMSQVKRVIRTNYSNPPTHGGTVVATVLNSPELRAMWEQELGEMRDRIKLMRHALVDKLAAKGVPGDFSFVKSQRGMFSYSGLNSAQVDVLRNEHGIYAVGTGRICVAALNSRNIDAVVNAIAAVL
- the iscR gene encoding Fe-S cluster assembly transcriptional regulator IscR, whose protein sequence is MRLTTKGRFAVTAMIDLAMRQDQGPVTLAGISQRQKISLSYLEQLFGKLRRHEIVESVRGPGGGYSLARKAEDVTVADIIIAVDEPLDATQCGGKGNCNGDEGTGRCMTHELWATLNQKMVEYLDSVSLKNLVDQQRAKCPAVLHDMREESAAQTVAAPIGKPDKQEKPARARVVNSVFSLAQS
- a CDS encoding DUF3565 domain-containing protein translates to MKRSIAGFHQDEESHWVAELDCGHGQHMRHDPPWQMRPWTLTPQGRAARMGVLVNCLKCDRAEPPADWAGGSAKRAA
- the uvrB gene encoding excinuclease ABC subunit UvrB, whose amino-acid sequence is MSNLVEVAPALDEEKFATFPGSPFQLYQPYLPAGDQPEAIRQLVEGVEDGLSYQTLLGVTGSGKTFTMANVIARMGRPAIVFAPNKTLAAQLYSEFREFFPRNAVEYFVSYYDYYQPEAYVPQRDLFIEKDSSINEHIEQMRLSATKSLLERRDTIIVASVSAIYGIGNPSEYHKMILTLRTGDKISQRDVIARLIAMQYTRNETDFQRGTFRVRGDTLDIFPAEHAELAVRVDMFDDEIDSLQFFDPLTGRVRQKIPRFTVYPSSHYVTPRETVLRAIEDIKVELRERLDFFYKENKLVEAQRLEQRSRFDLEMLSELGFCKGIENYSRHLSGAKPGDPPPTLVDYLPQDALMFLDESHVLMGQFNGMYNGDKARKTTLVDYGFRLPSALDNRPLKFSEFEGKMRQVMFVSATPSNYENEHAGQVVEQVVRPTGLVDPIIHVRPATTQVDDLLSEIHQKVSVGERVLVTTLTKRMSEQLTEFLTENGVKVRYLHSDIDTVERVEIIRDLRLGTFDVLVGINLLREGLDIPEVSLVAILDADKEGFLRAERSLIQTIGRAARNVNGTAILYADRMTDSMKRAIGETERRRAKQIAFNEANGIVPRGVVKRIKDIIDGVYDPGEVKAELLAAEERAKYEDMSEKQVAKEIKRLEKQMFEHAKNLEFEKAGQVRDQLAKLKRQIFGASGDGEHLPPAAAAAS
- a CDS encoding low molecular weight protein-tyrosine-phosphatase, whose amino-acid sequence is MKKYAILMCCMGNICRSPTAEGVLRAKLEPVGLADLVELDSAGTHGYHIGRAPDARSQRHALARGYDLCAQRARQVMAQDFARFDLLLAMDRDNLAALRAICPPGREDKLRLLMSFASRHAADEVPDPYYGEGDGFERVLDYVEDACDGVIAMLRAQGLGGAT
- a CDS encoding IscS subfamily cysteine desulfurase, producing MTMSTPHFPIYMDYSATTPVDPRVADKMIPYLREQFGNPASRSHAYGWDAERAVEEAREQVAALVGADPREIVWTSGATESNNLAIKGAANFYSGKGKHLITVKTEHKAVLDTTRELERQGFEVTYLDVQENGLVDIEVLKAAIRPDTILVSVMLVNNEIGVIQDVAQIGEICRAKGIIFHCDAAQATGKVAIDLNTLKCDLMSFSAHKTYGPKGVGALYVRRKPRVRLEAQMHGGGHERGMRSGTLATHQIVGMGEAFRIAREEMATENERIRMLRDRLWRGLSGMEEVYLNGDLEQRVPHNLNVSFNFVEGESLIMAIKDVAVSSGSACTSASLEPSYVLRALGRNDELAHSSIRFTVGRFTTEEEVDYTVELLKSKIAKLRDLSPLWEMFKDGVDLNSIQWAAH